From Anopheles funestus chromosome 3RL, idAnoFuneDA-416_04, whole genome shotgun sequence, a single genomic window includes:
- the LOC125770620 gene encoding nucleosome-remodeling factor subunit NURF301 isoform X1: protein MTGRQSNGPGGSASVGKRRGRPPKTATMDRPKKFQYHLMKKPKYLCKDTQDGSTPSASRASSPHGSEESRPSTSRRTPATKGTRGRKSTPRGRPSGRGRGGHNNSSARKAYSYHDSEYHYGSDFGDDSDKSDLDDDYLRSPSDSDESLGHESDSDFSMTSSSGGPGINGAIYLKDPSPDPVWLQEREVPPLELPESSKDLLVPTDIVLKCTSIYEIIRRFRHQVRLSPFRFEDFCAAIWSEEQSALLTELHIMLLKGILREEDSQQTHFGPLDQKDSVNIALYLIDCITWPEVLRSYIESEPSLDQSVLKILATTEYPYVPAEDRLYVLQFLTDQFLVTTQVRDDVMQEAIRYDDHCRVCHRVGELLCCETCPAVFHLECVEPPLIDVPKGDWQCNLCKSHKVSGVIDCISTQEKQGMLSRQEMLGYDRHGRKYWFVVRRIFVENEDSSQVWYYSTVKQFELLLSKLDPDELEAELYQELDQKYRDDIVRQMTLTETLTNQHKGGKKSYIEVDNQRVEKLLGPSEMDEQGKESASSADMEGEEDIKEGGEAGTATENGGVNQAKDKESSSDETMVKEEDGAQQVNGGGSKHVTRSKTGSLTPRTFNLDELKKKNPKEEPANVASASSASTATDGIDRLTRQKVTQLSNGTLYFKLGMENGHKNYVNQYAVHPIALNKPQRNEERDKKRHLSHKFSLTPVSEFKWLGGGLYATQQQIITTIRQTLLALEQAIVTPFLHHNWNRLRKVWINAIGVCTTPNEFARAMCMFQTCLRGVVFASVWHEQLGHTKMYRITLAEREEKKKLEKREKRERDDEEERNRTAINFVKYSLGLKHQVWKQKGEEYRIHGQWDWIWMGNGRRRKTVPGRTTNEAAHVVLPVLLPETGERKVQKLDWRSYEAFVNCNDKTSGTFLFRSEQTPAAVDFLTDIGSLNEKLLQKINQIETFEVPQQYSTEIDVSRALSTPQGRILYPKVGRKCPLLEGLLQRRINLRDAEEQRIKLAKERQEEGLGEEPAVVSKSDTTPSNTTVITVRVLPPSECIEKQLQRIINSHGTAGQVGTVPIKPHVTAYQQHLRNRHYREKLQALVSQTQELRVKYHYANRMSAQNKCYSVSCSSASSSSCYSALCREKVALRAKLFAVLKQMQVLEIQHNSSVQATATAGGAAATTPAKSILEQKLTEARKESFENLLTNFSVNLFKSLNDDLERSKRTLVDYDEGLLAKLTADVSLKQEIPDDQGVAVKEEPDMVTAPSVMDCNDVVKEEVVCSSEDNASDSTAAMLDVTTTPLIEDVKPMDVDDGAVAPLNENSNSNSLSSDVSLGDGTRVTRGRGRSSRLATKLSDESATTANVSKEHPNTFPSKPKEEEMPEKKPEFMIPMRPNRRFALPSRSAKKDEVEVKEEAPDGSVRVYSVANTKGKIYLKKTLPPVVKANTGSGAAGDGTKPKTDVRIPILGNGKPRYPVVNYFRTKKAGVSSIMVLPRGELLKLAKHGGRLPVSGFHHLAKANTSVWPYPCSRPLFKTCWLYRSVNLSSLASVGLQLRILWTCLRWDDMAMKPVTADGKQQVTTESEIMSLELLRHRHVGMFNERLQYLRRKVVIPLELPKTVRAEVQSIRSGLRKRKRAESPQQTEPQVSEEWIDEDKLELWEIKLYGEKQEKLVAASAQPVTRNSTGKLPMGNRLNDSSSTASPGGGGGTMANKSSSSVTNKVSRDEINEKMEQQLRIQRAAHNQKRALELKQEGGTTPKGTGIIQRKILVKNPDGTTKIIQQNVATNSNASHQAAGTSKPDGPQKVQIIRGPDGKVSVRGLNPGQQLIQTPDGKLHVLSSNPNSPKQMITKIGQKIVKVGQSGTPNSSAGATSTVTSSDTSAPNTPTQHILNKGVLMRSVTSTPTGAASPQPVKQVVQRQLLQKVQTTNSTASVQNVQQIVSSSAAQKIVINNQGTLQKVITSSGHQLLATTTPVQKVVTQSNLQQLLQGTQHQGGQKVIVEPTAAAAAAAAAAAASSTAQSPMPTQKVLLATTPGQPTVTKQILIQNATSVGGTPQQIIINHGGQKMVQQIVASPGQQIMIGGQRIILNSGQKLVNNTPLQIQTQPTVVSVAGGAQLTTTGTMQQIQKVQQIVTAAQPTVASATIQPQQQQTQQIQFQIQQQPATMQAVATTSQQQQQTVAISQVQSLAQQLSSGKLQLANVNGQQVLLRPISNNQAQVVAHIKAQPNGTSQIIPVANLADPAQAQQQQLQQQLQQQQQQQQQQQQQQQQQQLLQQQQILQPAVQQVLQTTTDINNVVLQQQQQQQQQQQQISNSVEQSLLQGQPPGTVIKCVTAQVVHTGQGPRIVLQGLQGSDFTPQQTALVQQQVKQQLLRVQESNGRQGSMIGPTKIYLAIQPAQNSVATTGAVASQPPPLTPVQIKHESGTPIQIHHQDNTTEAVADMGTSEDTASNTTIPAVPMIAGTNNSSIVDDGKPRILSNIIINGANNNATGINPLVKKELIQKVSNNLNKQQQQKMQQQNVQLAEAESSDDTAARLLKDVANDAKELEGEDGAEGKNSFVVTPDYIQQLINNARKQGNTPEIEEKLLNLQRYHEKNTKPEDRPDRTIALQHNYSNMTGNRSESHSNSSRTRKRVNPRVDDDDDEWQMDTPKRSRPSKSTSSATASGGNASFSPGTSSRERKLSNNENHGSSPSKRRTAAPTNRQAHESPTMTAVAVSADGKSDPPSAARNRNADKRKQHAAGDGTASGGNVVVSSLATGNSPQQQSPQQRQNKLQAQLNRHKEQLKKDILKKRSHLEKELQVQIQKELSVELQSASGTTNVRAAPGGGGAVVVASAAGTTASSLQQQQQQRQENSSLQTPPTFESIVSNADAHGENEQLVPPGRGSSKQATDKSSSTSTTATTSRRRTTAGANAAKEQASNTPAAAGSKRGQKHATPASSKAGNTRSSGGRGSGQTKRGGAKKNNKAQTHCICQTPYDDSKFYVGCDLCNNWFHGDCVGISEEESKKITEYICSECKHARDTQELYCLCRQPYDESQFYICCDKCQDWFHGRCVGILQCEANNIDEYSCPNCQMNNAINFANMKTLSMREFENLKKLIKQIQQHKSAWPFMEPVDPNEAPDYYRVIKEPMDLQKIETKIDNKIYQTLSEFIGDMTKIFDNCRYYNPKESPFFRCAESLESFFVQKIKYFREHLIDRNDDLVGVGTLSSTTAAAAAAPETSAVTATA from the exons ATGACAGGACGGCAATCCAATGGCCCAGGTGGCAGTGCATCCGTGGGCAAACGGAGGGGCCGCCCGCCAAAAACGGCCACAATGGATCGGCCGAAGAAGTTCCAGTATCATCTGATGAAGAAGCCCAAATATTTGTGCAAGGATACACAAGACGGCAGTACACCGTCggcgtcacgcgcctcatcgCCACATGGGAGTGAGGAAAGCCGTCCCTCTACCTCTCGGAGGACACCAGCAACGAAAGGTACGAGAGGCAGAAAATCAACGCCTCGCGGACGTCCAAGCGGTCGAGGTCGTGGAGGACACAATAATTCTTCCGCCCGAAAAG CTTATTCGTACCATGATTCGGAATATCATTACGGTTCCGACTTTGGAGACGACAGCGACAAAAGCGATCTCGACGATGACTATCTGCGTTCGCCCAGCGATTCGGACGAAAGTCTCGGACATGAATCTGACAGCGATTTCTCGATGACCAGCTCAAGTGGTGGACCCGGCATCAACGGGGCGATTTATCTGAAGGATCCAAGTCCGGATCCCGTTTGGCTGCAGGAGCGTGAAGTGCCGCCGCTCGAACTGCCCGAATCGTCGAAGGATCTGCTAGTGCCTACGGACATTGTGCTCAAGTGCACGTCCATCTATGAAATCATCCGACGCTTCCGTCACCAGGTTAGGCTGTCTCCGTTTCGGTTCGAGGACTTTTGCGCTGCCATCTGGAGCGAAGAGCAGAGCGCTTTGCTAACCGAGTTGCACATCATGCTGCTGAAGGGCATCCTGCGAGAAGAAGATTCGCAGCAAACGCACTTCGGGCCGCTCGATCAGAAGGACAGCGTAAACATTGCGCTGTACTTGATCGACTGCATTACCTGGCCGGAGGTGTTAAGAAGCTACATCGAAAGCGAGCCCAGCTTAGATCAGAGTGTGCTAAAGATACTAGCTACTACCGAGTATCCGTACGTTCCGGCCGAAGATCGTTTGTACGTGCTGCAGTTTCTAACCGATCAATTTTTGGTAACGACACAAGTGCGGGACGATGTGATGCAGGAAGCCATCCGGTACGATGATCACTGTCGTGTTTGCCATCGGGTGGGAGAATTGTTGTGCTGTGAAACCTGTCCAGCTGTTTTCCATCTGGAGTGTGTAGAACCACCACTGATAGACGTACCGAAAGGTGACTGGCAGTGCAATCTATGTAAATCGCACAAAGTATCCGGCGTTATAGACTGCATCTCGACGCAGGAAAAGCAGGGTATGCTATCGCGACAGGAAATGCTCGGATACGATCGACACGGTCGGAAGTATTGGTTCGTGGTGCGACGGATTTTCGTGGAAAATGAAGACTCGTCACAGGTATGGTACTACAGCACGGTGAAGCAGTTCGAGCTGTTGCTCTCGAAGCTCGATCCCGATGAGCTCGAGGCGGAACTTTATCAGGAGCTAGATCAGAAGTATCGCGATGATATCGTGCGGCAAATGACGCTGACTGAAACATTAACAAATCAACACAAGGGAGGAAAGAAATCGTACATCGAGGTTGACAATCAGCGCGTGGAAAAGCTGCTCGGTCCGTCGGAGATGGATGAACAAGGCAAAGAAAGTGCTAGTTCGGCTGATATGGAGGGTGAGGAAGATATCAAGGAGGGGGGCGAGGCAGGAACGGCTACAGAGAACGGTGGTGTCAACCAAGCCAAGGACAAAGAGTCATCATCCGATGAAACAATGGTGAAGGAAGAGGATGGCGCACAACAAGTGAATGGTGGGGGCAGTAAACATGTAACCCGATCGAAAACAGGATCACTAACACCGCGCACTTTTAATTTGGATgagttgaagaagaaaaatccaaaGGAAGAGCCGGCAAATGTTGCTAGCGCTTCCAGTGCAAGCACGGCAACGGACGGTATCGATCGATTGACGCGCCAGAAAGTAACCCAACTGTCGAACGGGACGCTCTACTTCAAGCTGGGTATGGAAAATGGACACAAAAATTACGTCAACCAGTACGCCGTGCATCCGATCGCGTTGAACAAACCGCAGCGCAACGAGGAACGTGATAAGAAGAGACACCTTTCGCACAAATTCTCACTCACGCCGGTGTCGGAGTTCAAATGGCTAGGCGGTGGATTGTATGCGACTCAGCAGCAGATCATTACGACCATTCGCCAAACGTTGCTTGCACTAGAGCAAGCGATCGTAACGCCGTTCTTGCATCATAATTGGAACCGCCTTCGGAAGGTGTGGATCAATGCGATCGGTGTGTGCACCACCCCGAATGAGTTTGCACGGGCGATGTGTATGTTCCAGACCTGTCTGCGCGGTGTAGTATTTGCTAGCGTTTGGCACGAGCAGCTAGGGCACACAAAAATGTACCGGATAACGCTGGCCGAACGGGAGGAAAAGAAGAAGCTGGAAAAGCGCGAAAAGCGCGAACGTGACGACGAGGAGGAGCGGAACAGAACGGCGATTAATTTCGTAAAGTATTCGCTCGGCTTGAAGCATCAGGTATGGAAGCAAAAGGGAGAAGAGTACCGTATCCACGGACAGTGGGATTGGATCTGGATGGGAAATGGACGTCGAAGGAAGACAGTCCCCGGGCGAACAACGAACGAGGCGGCTCATGTGGTACTGCCGGTGCTGCTACCTGAAACGGGAGAGCGAAAGGTGCAGAAGCTGGATTGGCGATCTTACGAAGCCTTCGTCAATTGCAACGACAAAACGTCCGGAACTTTTCTGTTCCGGTCGGAACAGACGCCAGCGGCCGTGGATTTTCTCACCGACATAGGTTCGCTGAACGAAAAGTTGCTACAAAAGATTAATCAAATTGAAACGTTCGAGGTTCCGCAACAGTATAGCACCGAAATTGATGTTTCGCGTGCACTTTCCACACCGCAGGGCCGCATACTGTATCCGAAGGTGGGCCGAAAGTGTCCACTGCTGGAAGGGTTGCTACAGCGCCGTATCAACTTGCGCGACGCAGAGGAGCAGCGTATTAAGTTGGCCAAGGAACGCCAGGAAGAGGGTTTGGGTGAAGAGCCTGCTGTGGTTTCGAAGTCGGACACTACACCCAGCAATACGACCGTCATAACGGTGCGTGTGCTTCCACCCAGTGAGTGCATTGAGAAGCAGCTGCAGCGCATTATCAACAGCCATGGAACCGCGGGACAGGTTGGTACGGTTCCGATAAAGCCCCACGTAACCGCTTATCAGCAACATCTTCGCAACCGACACTATCGGGAAAAGTTACAGGCCTTGGTCAGTCAGACGCAAGAGTTGCGTGTGAAGTATCACTACGCGAATCGAATGTCCGCACAAAACAAGTGCTACTCGGTTTCCTGCAGCAGTGCCAGTAGCTCGTCGTGCTACTCTGCTTTGTGTCGCGAGAAGGTAGCTTTAAGGGCGAAACTATTCGCGGTGCTTAAGCAAATGCAGGTGTTGGAAATTCAGCACAACAGCTCCGTTCAAGCTACGGCCACAGCTGGTGGTGCGGCTGCAACAACTCCTGCAAAGTCCATACTGGAGCAGAAGCTGACGGAAGCGAGAAAGGAGAGCTTTGAAAATTTACTCACCAACTTCTCTGTAAATCTGTTCAAATCGCTAAATGATGATTTGGAGCGATCGAAGCGAACGCTGGTGGACTATGACGAAGGGCTGCTGGCCAAACTAACGGCCGACGTTTCACTGAAGCAGGAAATTCCCGACGATCAAGGTGTAGCGGTGAAGGAGGAACCCGAtatggtcacggcaccatccGTCATGGATTGTAATGATGTTGTCAAAGAGGAAGTTGTGTGCAGCAGTGAGGACAACGCAAGCGATAGTACCGCTGCAATGCTGGACGTAACAACGACACCGCTGATCGAAGATGTAAAACCGATGGATGTGGATGACGGTGCAGTTGCACCATTGAACGAGAATTCCAATTCCAACTCACTTTCTTCGGATGTTTCCCTCGGAGACGGAACGCGCGTTACACGCGGACGAGGACGATCTTCACGCTTAGCAACGAAGCTTAGCGACGAATCAGCTACCACCGCTAATGTGTCGAAGGAACATCCCAACACGTTTCCCTCCAAGccaaaggaagaagaaatgcCAGAGAAGAAGCCGGAGTTTATGATTCCGATGCGACCGAATCGTCGTTTTGCGCTTCCTTCGCGAAGTGCGAAAAAAGATGAGGTGGAAGTAAAGGAAGAAGCACCGGATGGCAGTGTGCGCGTGTATTCTGTGGCTAATACGAAGGGGAAAATTTATCTCAAGAAAACACTTCCACCGGTGGTGAAAGCGAACACCGGTTCAGGTGCGGCCGGCGATGGAACCAAACCCAAAACAGACGTCAGAATTCCCATTCTGGGTAACGGGAAACCGCGCTATCCCGTGGTCAATTACTTCCGCACGAAGAAGGCAGGCGTATCTTCGATCATGGTGTTGCCCCGTGGCGAACTGTTGAAGCTAGCCAAACATGGCGGACGTTTGCCGGTGTCGGGTTTTCACCATTTGGCAAAGGCAAACACTTCCGTGTGGCCCTATCCCTGCTCGCGCCCGTTATTTAAAACATGCTGGCTGTATCGTAGCGTAAATCTTTCATCGCTGGCATCGGTAGGATTGCAATTGCGCATTCTTTGGACTTGCCTGCGATGGGATGATATGGCCATGAAGCCGGTAACGGCCGATGGCAAACAACAGGTGACGACGGAGTCGGAAATCATGTCACTGGAATTGCTTCGTCACAGGCACGTAGGGATGTTTAACGAGCGGTTACAGTATCTGCGCCGGAAAGTGGTCATACCATTGGAGTTGCCGAAAACTGTACGAG CAGAAGTTCAATCCATTCGTTCGGGATTGCGCAAACGGAAACGAGCCGAATCGCCCCAGCAAACCGAACCGCAAGTGTCGGAAGAATGGATCGACGAAGACAAGCTGGAGCTGTGGGAGATAAAGCTGTACGGTGAAAAGCAGGAAAAGCTGGTCGCAGCCTCAGCCCAACCAGTGACGCGAAACAGTACGGGCAAGCTACCGATGGGCAATCGACTAAACGATTCGTCTTCGACCGCTTcgcctggtggtggtggtggtacgaTGGCTAACAAATCGTCTTCCTCCGTTACCAATAAAGTATCGCGCGATGAAATCAATGAAAAGATGGAACAACAATTACGTATACAGCGGGCAGCACACAATCAAAAACGAGCTTTGGAACTGAAGCAAG AAGGTGGCACCACACCGAAAGGCACCGGTATAATTCAGCGCAAGATTTTGGTCAAGAATCCGGACGGTACAACAAAAATCATCCAACAGAATGTAGCGACCAACTCCAATGCCAGTCACCAGGCAGCTGGAACCTCGAAACCGGACGGTCCGCAAAAGGTGCAAATCATTCGTGGGCCAGACGGGAAAGTAAGCGTGCGTGGTTTGAACCCAGGCCAACAGTTGATTCAAACGCCGGATGGTAAATTGCACGTGCTAAGCAGTAATCCCAACT CACCCAAACAAATGATCACAAAGATCGGACAGAAGATTGTAAAGGTTGGTCAATCCGGGACGCCCAATTCCTCTGCGGGTGCCACATCGACAGTTACAAGCAGCGATACCAGTGCTCCAAACACGCCTACACAACACATACTAAACAAGGGAGTATTGATGCGCAGTGTCACATCGACTCCGACTGGCGCGGCATCGCCTCAACCGGTCAAACAGGTCGTACAGCGTCAGCTCTTGCAAAAG GTACAAACCACAAACTCAACAGCAAGTGTACAAAATGTACAGCAAATCGTATCGTCCTCTGCGGCACAGAAAATAGTGATCAACAACCAGGGCACGCTGCAGAAAGTCATTACAAGCAGTGGCCACCAATTGTTGGCAACAACGACACCAGTGCAGAAAGTAGTGACGCAGTCGAACTTGCAACAGCTACTCCAAGGTACACAGCATCAGGGCGGTCAGAAGGTGATCGTCGAACCGacggcagcagctgcagcagctgcgGCCGCCGCCGCCGCATCGAGCACCGCTCAATCGCCGATGCCGACGCAAAAAGTGTTGCTCGCTACCACACCCGGTCAGCCGACCGTTACCAAACAAATATTGATACAAAACGCAACCAGTGTTGGAGGTACTCCGCAgcaaatcatcatcaaccatGGCGGTCAGAAAATGGTTCAGCAAATAGTGGCGTCTCCCGGCCAGCAGATAATGATCGGTGGTCAGAGAATCATTCTCAACAGTGGACAGAAGCTGGTGAACAACACTCCGCTGCAGATACAAACGCAGCCGACCGTTGTGTCGGTGGCCGGCGGTGCACAGCTAACGACGACCGGGacgatgcaacaaattcaGAAAGTGCAACAAATCGTGACGGCGGCTCAACCGACTGTTGCTTCCGCTACTATAcaaccacagcagcagcaaactcAGCAAATACAATTCCAGATTCAGCAGCAGCCCGCTACTATGCAGGCGGTGGCTACGACCtctcagcaacagcaacaaaccgtTGCTATCAGTCAGGTGCAAAGCTTGGCCCAACAGCTCTCTAGCGGTAAATTGCAGTTGGCGAATGTTAACGGGCAACAGGTTCTGCTGCGACCAATAAGCAACAATCAGGCACAGGTTGTTGCACACATCAAGGCGCAACCCAACGGCACATCACAAATTATTCCTGTCGCTAACCTAGCCGACCCTGCCCaggcacagcagcagcaactacaacaacaactgcaacagcagcagcaacaacagcaacaacaacaacagcagcagcagcaacagcaattgttacaacagcagcagatttTACAGCCTGCCGTACAACAGGTattgcaaacaacaacagacaTTAATAATGTCGTgctccagcaacagcagcagcagcagcaacagcaacagcaaatcaGCAATTCGGTGGAACAGTCACTGTTACAAGGGCAGCCCCCCGGCACGGTTATTAAATGTGTTACGGCACAGGTAGTGCATACCGGTCAAGGACCCAGGATTGTTTTACAAGGACTGCAAGGCAGCGATTTTACACCTCAACAAACCGCACTGGTACAACAGCAAGTCAAACAGCAATTGCTAAGAG TTCAAGAATCAAATGGTCGGCAAGGTAGTATGATTGGGCCAACGAAAATCTATCTGGCCATTCAACCAGCCCAGAACTCGGTAGCGACCACCGGTGCCGTTGCCAGCCAGCCTCCACCACTGACGCCGGTGCAAATAAAGCACGAGTCCGGAACACCGATACAGATACACCATCAA GACAATACAACGGAAGCTGTTGCGGATATGGGTACGTCGGAGGATACTGCTAGCAATACTACGATACCTGCCGTTCCGATGATTGCCGGAACAAACAATAGTTCGATCGTTGATGACGGAAAGCCACGCATCCTTTCGAACATCATCATTAATGGTGCCAATAATAATGCGACTGGAATTAATCCGTTGGTGAAGAAGGAGTTGATCCAAAAAGTGAGTAACAATCTGAacaagcaacagcagcaaaagatGCAGCAACAGAATGTACAGCTAGCAGAGGCTGAGTCGTCCGATGATACGGCAGCGCGGCTCTTGAAGGATGTAGCAAACGATGCAAAGGAGCTGGAAGGAGAGGATGGTGCCGAAGGGAAGAATTCGTTCGTTGTAACACCGGATTATATTCAGCAAT TGATTAACAATGCCCGCAAACAAGGAAATACGCCTGAAATAGAGGAAAAACTGCTAAATTTGCAGCGCTATCATGAAAAGAACACTAAACCCGAGGATCGACCCGATCGTACGATTGCACTGCAGCACAACTACAGCAACATGACGGGGAACCGTAGCGAATCACACAGTAATAGTAGCCGTACCCGTAAACGTGTGAATCCGCGTgtggacgatgatgatgatgaatggcAGATGGACACCCCGAAGCGCTCGCGTCCTTCCAAAAGCACCTCATCCGCCACTGCAAGCGGTGGTAATGCATCGTTCAGTCCGGGAACAAGCAGCCGGGAACGAAAACTTTCCAACAACGAAAACCATGGCAGTTCTCCGAGCAAAAGAcgaacagcagcaccaacaaaCCGTCAGGCACACGAATCCCCAACCATGACGGCTGTGGCTGTGTCTGCGGATGGAAAATCCGATCCTCCCTCAGCTGCTCGGAACAGGAATGCGGACAAACGGAAGCAACATGCGGCCGGTGATGGTACTGCTTCGGGTGGCAATGTTGTTGTTAGCTCCTTGGCCACTGGTAACTCGCCGCAGCAACAGAGTCCACAGCAGAGGCAGAACAAATTGCAG GCACAATTGAATCGTCACAAGGAACAGTTAAAGAAAGACATTCTCAAGAAACGATCTCATCTCGAAAAGGAATTGCAGGTACAGATACAAAAGGAACTCTCCGTCGAGCTGCAGTCGGCTTCTGGCACCACAAACGTCCGGGCGGCACCAGGTGGTGGAGGAGCTGTGGTGGTAGCGTCGGCGGCTGGTACGACAGCATCGTCCctccaacagcaacagcagcagcggcaggaGAACAGTTCGCTTCAAACACCACCAACGTTCGAGTCGATCGTGTCCAATGCGGACGCACATGGGGAGAATGAACAGCTGGTGCCGCCCGGTCGTGGTAGCTCGAAGCAAGCGACGGATAAGAGTTCCTCAACATCAACCACAGCCACCACAAGCAGAAGgag AACGACTGCGGGAGCAAATGCGGCAAAAGAACAAGCATCCAACACGCCGGCCGCTGCCGGTAGCAAACGAGGCCAAAAGCATGCCACGCCAGCAAGTTCGAAAGCTGGAAACACTCGATCGTCGGGTGGCCGTGGATCGGGGCAAACGAAACGAGGAGGTgcgaaaaagaataataaagcCCAAACGCATTGCATCTGTCAGACACCGTATGACGATTCGAA aTTCTATGTTGGTTGCGATCTGTGTAATAATTGGTTCCATGGCGATTGTGTTGGTATCAGCGAGGAAGAGTCGAAGAAGATCACAGAATACATCTGCAGCGAATGTAAGCATGCTCGGGACACACAGGAGCTGTACTGTCTCTGCCGACAGCCGTACGATGAATCTCA GTTTTACATTTGCTGTGATAAGTGTCAGGATTGGTTCCATGGTCGTTGCGTTGGTATTTTGCAATGCGAGGCTAACAACATCGATGAGTACAGCTGCCCGAACTGTCAGATGAACAATGCAATTAATTTTGCCAACATGAAAACGCTTAGCATGAGGGAGTTTGAAAATCTTAAGAAACTGATCAAACAAATACAG CAACACAAAAGCGCCTGGCCGTTTATGGAACCGGTCGATCCAAACGAGGCACCGGATTATTATCGTGTAATAAAAGAACCAATGG ATCTGCAAAAGatcgaaacaaaaatcgaCAACAAAATCTATCAAACACTGTCCGAGTTCATCGGCGATATGACGAAAATATTCGACAACTGTCGGTACTACAACCCGAAGGAATCGCCATTTTTCCGCTGTGCCGAAAGTCTCGAATCGTTCTTCGTGCAAAAGATCAAATACTTCCGCGAGCATCTCATCGATCGAAACGATGATTTGGTGGGGGTCGGTACTCTCTCCTCtactacagcagcagcagcagcagcaccagagACATCTGCTGTGACCGCTACAGCGTAG